DNA from Candidatus Cloacimonas acidaminovorans str. Evry:
ATATCTTACATTAGGCAAACCGGATACGAATATTATTACTCAAGTTAGAATTCCTCGTTTGCTGTTAACTCTTTTCACTGGAATGGCATTAGCCGGAATTGGTTCTATCTATCAACTTATGCTTGCCAATCCATTAGCCGAACCGTATATTTTAGGAATTTCTTCTGGTTCCGCTTTTGGCAGTATACTTCTTGGTATATCCGGATTGATTATTTTGATGCCTGTTGGTGGTTTTATAGGTGCAGGTTTTACAATGTTGCTGGTTTGGAAACTGGCACACCAAAAAGGAAGATTTGATAAAAGCCGTTTATTGATTGCCGGTGTGATTGCCGGAATGTTTTTTTCTGCCGGTATTTCGTTGATTATGTATCTTCATCAGCAAGATACGGCTCTAATTTTAGGAACCCTGATGGGCAATTTGGGGCATATATTTACTAAAGGTGAATGGACAAGTTTTTTAATTCTGATGGGGTTATCTCTTATTATCCTCATCTATCTTTTTTTCCAATCCACAGCTATTGATATTTTAAGTTGCGGAGATTTATATGCTGCCAGCTTGGGAATAAATGTTTTATCGCTAAGGCGTCAGATTTTTATCCTCACTTCCATAGTGATTGGAATTAGTGTATCTTATGCCGGAATAATTGGCTTTGTCGGATTAATTATTCCGCATATTGTGCGCTTTTTCATTCCCTCAGGACAGAAAAAAATATATCTGCTGTCATTATGGTCGGGAGGTATTTTTCTTCTTGCCTGTGATCTGCTCGCTAAACATATATTGTCTATGGAATTACCCGTTGGAATAATTACTGCCTTTATCGGCTGTCCTTTTTTTATGTGGCTGCTTTTAAAAAAACAAGGTTGACGAAGATAAATTAGCAATTAGGATTGAATGGATTATAGGGATTCACAAGGATTTTTTTGAACGACAGGATGTAATTCTTCCAGAAAGTTGACATCCTCGTCAACCTACTAATACCATTTCGCTTGCATAATTACAAGATATGATTATATTATCTCCAGAGTTTACAAACTGGAGGTAAACATGAATCGTATCCATGTTAACGACACAATGACTGCTGATGAGTTAAAGTTAAGGATGTGCAACAGCAAAGATATTCAAGAGCACAATCGCTGGCAGGCATTATATATGGCAAAAGCGAAAGGATTATCGGCCCAGGAGATAGCTGATATTATTGGAGTATCCAAATACACAGTCAATAAGTGGGTGTATAACTTCAATCATATTGGAGAAGAGAGTATATTTAGCCATAATAGAGGTTGTAATCGTACTTCATTTCTCAGTTGGCAAGAGGAAGAAGAGCTTCTATCCGAGATTGGTAAACAAGCTGAAAAGGGTCTGTTGGTAGTTGTCAAAACGATCAAAGCAGAAATAGAAGCCAGGATAGGGAGGACAGTCTCCAAGGATTATCCCTATGATTTGTTGCATCGTCATGGCTGGAGAAGAGTAGTTCCTCGACCTAAACATCCCCAGCAAGATGCTGAAGCCCAGGAAGACTTTAAAAAAAACTCCCGGAATACCTGGCAGCCGCCTTGCTAAGTTTTCAACCCAACGATACAAGACCCATTCAGGTATTTTTCCAAGACGAAGCCCGCTTCGGAAGAATCAATACTCCTGTCGCCTGTTGGGCTCCTAAAGGTCAGAGACCTACAGTTTCGAAACAGATTGTAAGACAATATTTATATGCCTACTCAGCGGTGAATCCGGTAAGTGGTGACATCTTCTCTATCCTGGCTCCCAACTGCGATACCGATATTATGTCGTTATTCATTGAGAACTTCTCTAATGAGTACCAGGATTACCGAAACATTATGATTATGGATAAAGCTGGATGGCATACCACCAGCTACCTGAAAAGCTTCGATAATGTCCGATACATCTTCCTACCTCCATATAGTCCAGAATTGAATCCAACAGAACATCTGTGGGCAAAGATTAGAGACCTGAAGTTTAGAAACATAACCTTCAATTCAATGAATGAAGTTATGAATGCTCTGATTGAGTGCTTTGAATACTTTGATGAAAACAAGGATATGGTCTCAAAACTAACTTATTTCAAATGGCTTAATTTGGATGTATGAAAGCGAATTGGTATAAATTGTGTAGCCGGAGCTCACTGAAGCTCAGGAGCATTTTTTTACGATGGACACACCTTGTTTCACTTTTTCACTTTTTCACCTTTTCACTTACTTGCGGAGGAACGGCGTTCTCCGACTACACAAAAAGCCCCGGCATAAAACCAGGGCTTTACTTTTTTCCATTTGAGGAAGGGTTTTCTTATTTCATCAACATCATTTTACGGGTTTCAACTTTGCCATCTGTGGTAAGGCGATAGAAATATAGTCCACTGGTAACTTTGTTACCATTATTGTCTGTTCCATTCCAGACCACATTATTTCTTCCAAAATTGGCAATACCATTATGAAGTGTTTTAACCAACTGACCTTTCACATTATAAACTGATAGATTGGCATTAGCAGTTTTGGGCATATCAAAACTGATGGTAGTTTCCGGATTGAAAGGATTGGGATAGTTTTGATTCAACATATTGGTAACAGGGCTAACAGTAGGATCATCTGAAGCATTGCTGGGAAAGACGATTTGCAGTTCTGTAAACATTACCCGTCCACCATCATTCATAGGACCGACTCCAGGACTAATAACAAAAGCACCCCAGGTAAAATCATCGTAGAAAAGAAGACCAAGCTTACCAACTTTCTCACCATTACTTTCACCAACATAAATAACTTTGTCGGCTGGATATACCCACATTGGCTTAATGCCTGCAAATTCAGGGGTCTCAATATTGTTCAGTTTAATGGGTTCACTCCAATGATTGCCATTATCTCCAGAAACAGAAATCCAAATTTCTGGGGTATTTGCCCAAGCAGAATAGTCGCTATCACCATCAGCATTATACCACTTTGCCCGTGCGCTATTTTGCCAGACCATAGCTAACATTCCATGACCATTATTTTCAGTAACTTTCATATTATTGCAATGGAAAAACATAGCACTATCATGAGCATTCTGATCCCAATAGGGGAATTCCCAGCTTAAATACATATCAACAAACCACTCATGTGTATCAGGGTCTTGAACAAAGTCCTCAACACCCCAAGGTGGTTGGCTATCCCATGGCTGATAATGTTCATCTACATCGTTAGTTGGATCCTTACGGGGCCAGATATCGTTAATTCTGAACTGAGAACCTTCTGGCTGAGAAGGATTAAAGATAATTTCTTTGGGTAATTGGAAATTAGGAAACCAATAACCATCATTGGTAACAAGTCTCCAAACAGCAGGGAAATGAATACGACCCAAATCGTCAACAGTAGCATTCAAATGACCTGAAGCTGAAGAAAATAATTCCCAGTAAATATCATTATCGCCATAAGGTAATTCGCTTTGATTTTTAAAAAAACCAGTTGTATCAGTAGGACTGGTATTAGGATTCCATGTTGGCAGGTTACCCCAACTACTGGTCCGCGACCAAGTTCCTTCTCCATAATTTCCACATTGGAAAACATCTACATCCTGCTCAACAATATTGGTTGATCCATCTGCTTCCGTTGCAAAATGAAAACCTGCATAATAAATGTTTCCTGCATTATCCGCCGTTAAAGAATTGAAGGGTCTACGCCACTCGTCATCAACATTCCATTCATCCATTTCCGGAATTGAGGTATATTGCCAAGTAAGAGGAACATTTTGTTCAATTTGATTAGCATCAAAATCGGCATAAGCAATTTTGGGATTTTCGGAAGGACCGTAAGTGTGAGTAATTGAGTTTCTCGCTATCACATAGATTCTTCTCTTATCGGGATAAGGAGAGGGACCAATTACAGCCGTGGGCCAAATGAATTCATTATTGTCAGTAAAATTACCATCGGAAGTATAAACAGTTGAAGGATTATCAATAACATCTACAAGAGGGGTAAATAAGCCATAAATGCCCTCATAAAATTGGTCCACGGTAAACTGCACTTCCATTTCCGTATCCGTATCGGAATTTGCATGCCAGGCATAAAATGGCTTTCCAGAAACTGGATCAACAGCCACAGTGCCATATCCTTCATTATTTGCTTCTGTTGTAATCTCATTATTAACGATAACATCACCGTTAGCATCAAGATAAGCGTAAAATATACGACGGGTTCCCGTAGAAGTTCTACGTCCATGATAGGTTAAGAAATATCCGCCTCCTAAAATATTAGACGGAATTACACGTAAAGGCAAACCGTTATAACTTCCTATCATATAATCATAATAAGAAGTTAAAAGAGAATGCGGAGTTTTGGTAAAAGTATATACCGGAGCTGTTCGTTCGCTCGGTATTATTTTTTTAGGGACAGGGGTTTCCATTGCCTTCTTGTTATCGGGAGTAGGAATCATTTCCTGGGCAAAAATTATGCCCACAAGCAAAGACAATGTTAAGCTGACTAATAGGATTTTTTTCATTATTTCCTCCTGAATCTTTATTGATTCTTTTAATATTTAATTTTTAAAGAAACACGATGAGCACCCTTAATAAAGGACTCAGCCAAATCACCCATATCGGTATAGGCATAGTCAATGTTAAAAATGCCAAAAGAAGTAGGAACTTGCCAGCCCACTCCTGCAGCAAAGCCATTTGTATCATAATTGAATTGATATCCGCATCGGAAAAATATGTTTCCCAGCTTATATTCAGTTCCCAAATTCCAGGTCTCTAAACGGTCTATTACATTATCCAACTGCAGAGATGCGATCCAATAGTTATTTCCTTTCCGCATCAGGTCGCCACTAACTCCTAAAGAGAAGCTGAGAGGGATTTTACTATCCAATTCAATACCATCTTCATCAACAAGACCATCTCCATCATTATCAAACAAATCAAAAGGGTCTTCATCATCTCTGCCGTCTTCATCATCATCAACCCGAAAACGAATATCAGGACCAAAATTACGCATTGCCATCCCGATTTTAATATTTCTCCAACCTGTGTTATACATTGAACCAACATCAACTGCATAGCTGTTTACATTAAATTCATACAGATTTTCACGGAGATATTTTATTCCCAGTCCGGCTGAGAATTTATTGGTAAATTGTTGAGCAAAAGCTGCTCCTATGGCAATGTCACTGCAAGTGAATTTTTCTCCGGTAGGTCCAAATGGCTCTTCTTCTGTTATATCCATATCATCCATATGTAATATGCTGCCATATAGTGCAATAGTAGATACCCCATTGGTATATGTGGCAGCTCCGAATTCATGCATAATACTGGCAGGCCAATTAGTATGCGAAACAAAAACCTGATTTTCAAAGGCAGGAGCCAAACCAGCAGGATTCCAGTAAACAGAAGAAATATCATCAGTTACGGCTGTATACGCTTCTGCCATACCTACGGCACGAGCATCCACACCAAGCTTGAGAAACTGCAAAGCTACCGTTCCCGTTTTACCAAATGGCTTGGCTGTAATTATCAGCGGTAAACCGGCTATTGTAATAATCAGGACAAGTGTTAATACTTTCTTCACAGCTCCTCCCTCATTTAATTATGACAAATTTGCCGACTTTGTTTTTGCCGTCGGCTTTGTTCTCTACGGAGTATAGATAAACACCAGGGGCTATTATCTGTTTGTTTTTTGAAAGTAAATCCCATGCTTCCATACCATCCGCTGCAAGACCTGTAGAACTTGCTTTAGAAATAGTGATGATATCGGTAACCGGGGCACCATCATGTTTCAAGGTCTGAACAAGATCACCTGCTAAAGTATAAATGCGGATATCACAACGTTTAGGTAGATTAATAAACCATATACGACGGCTTTTATCTCCCTTTTCATCATTTTCTCTGCGTCCGTCAAAACTGCTTCTGCCAATATAGGGATTGGGAATAACCATTATATTATCCATATTTTCCTTAGCCAAAGTACCGGGGAAAAATACTTTCATATTAGCATCAGCATCTCTTCCGCTTTCCAAATAATTCAGATCATTTGCAGGAATACCTCTATCAAAAGCGGTTAAAGCAACATAATATTCAACGCCTTTTCGGGGATACATAATATATGATTTGTAGTAGCGTCTGGCTAATCTTTCTTTCCGGAGGTTACTCAAGTCCAAAGTATCAGGGGCTTCTGCTCCTTCGCCTCCAGGAAAAGCAAATCCTTGTAAAGGAATTAGTTTAGGGTCATATAGTGCATAAAATATATGATCAGGGATGTCTTGATGTTTGAAAATGCGTGCTTGCAAAAGTTCGGTGGTTTCAAGATCGGGTCCTGTTATACTGTTAGCATAGTTTTGAAGGGATTGCCAGTCGGTTACTTCATTATATGTTGTCCCATTTATTACAATATCTGGCGTATAAATAGGCCAACCATAAAATGTATCACCATTGGGAACAAGTTGATAATTTTCGTCAAAGTGGTAGAATTTATGATACTCACTTACATCTACATTCCATTCATTTTTATTGGGAAGACCAGTATCAATACCTAAATAACCTCCAAAATCCCTGAATAAATCAGGAAAAGCACTATTTACAGTGTAATCAGAATGATCACGAGGTGTATCAACCTTATCCCAACGCTTAATCATTTCCCAGTCCTCCTGGCTTCCGCTTCCGCTTCTTCCCCATAAGGTGTAACCCTGAAAATCCTTGCGTAAACGTGAAGCTGTATAAGGATTAACCAGAGCATTCATATTCCAGCGTTTATCTTCCATTCCAGGCTCAGGAGGTGGTCCCGGTCTATATTCTTCAGGTATATCAACCCAGTTATTTGCAATATAAGGAGTAGGATCACTATCAAGACCTGAAATCAATAAACTACTTTCAGGATTTTGCCAGCCAATAATTGCAGTACTTACTGTTTTAACATCATAAGAAAATTCACTGCGATTATCCCAATAAACATCTAGACGATTACCATCATCTTGTAATTGAGCATATAAATTTGGAATATCTGGCGGCTCAGGAGGTGTATAATGAGGAAATGTATCTGGTTGAGTTACCGTAATCAGGTCTTGTGCCTGGCCGTATATTTCTTTAGCCCAACCTGCTGATTTTTTCAGGTCTTCCTTATTATCTCCGGGGAAAACTGCAACTACGATTTTCATTGTCTTTTTGGGTGGTAAGTTCCACCGTTTTGCCAGATCACTATATTCTGAAGGATTTTCTGGTTGAGCTCCATAGAAAGAAAATAGAAAACGGGTATCATTTGGAGTAGGTTGTTCCCATTCAGTTAAATCTTCCTGTTCAGGACGCAGAGCAGTATATGTAGGGGAAGATGGTTTTGGGTTGCGTCCGGTTAGTAACCAATATTTTTCATTTGAGGTCTCACCAGGTTTGGGAATTTTAAGTGGATTACCGTCATCAGGTCCATCACCAACTTTCCAATACCAGCAGTGGAACTTTAACTTTTCCGGATCAGGGGTACAAACACGAGCTCCTACCATTCCGGGAGTAATACCGTTATCAAAGTCACCATCATAAGTATAGGCAAATTCATATCCGGTTCCCTTTACATAGCCGGATTTATCATCAGCTGCCTTTTCCACTCCCCAGGTTTGAGGACCTACATCACAATCCATATAAATTCCCATTGCACAGTCATACAAAGTATCGGCTTCATTCATATTGGTTATATCAAATTCTACATAAACCAGATTTTTAATATATTCAAAGCTCCATTGATAACTCATCTGGCGCACTCGTATATTTAAAGGATAATGTGTGTTTGCACCACTTGATTTGCCGTAATCCCGCTCTCCTGAAGTCCCAAAAGGGCAGTAATCGTAATAAAAAGAGATAAAATCCTGTTCCGAAACGGGAGCACCATCTTCATCTATCCTGCCATCCTGATCATCGTCATAAGGAGCGGCAAAAGCATAAGTTGAATTATTATATGATAAATCCATAAAACCCAGAGGAAACCAAATTTCGGCATTTATAGGATCATCTAAAATAGTAAAATCCCTAATGGGAACCTCTGCCAGGAAATTACTCCCAAAATTCTCACTGAATTGAGTTGGTAATTCTAAACCGCTTCTGAAGGGAAAAGTAAAACCGGCGCCATCTTCATCTATTTTCCCGTCACCATCATCATCCACACCACGCTTTTGTTTCCTTGTAGTGGCATAAATAATTCCATCAAGATTGTTATATGTAGAATAGTTCTCCGTTTGATCAGGATTATTTACCAGCAAAGGATTGTAAGCAGGTAAAAATTCATATAAATCCCAATCACCATCAAAACCCACACTTACTAAAGTATCTATCACTGCTTGTTTAGTAGGATTCCAGCGAGGATCTGCTGCAGTAATAATAGTGTCGTTGGTTTCCGAAGGAGGATAAACTAACCAGTACAATTTTTTTCCGAAGGAATCACGGCGCTGTTTTTTGGCTCCGAACCATAAAGCTCCTTGATATAAATAATCAATTCCACTTCCTCCAGGATATTCCAAGGAAGGATATTGAGGAACAATATCATCTCCGGAACCGAAGAAACCATAATTACTAACTCGCAACCAGATGTTTCCTACATTATGATATTTAGTTAAATCCAGTTTTTTTGTTCCTGTAGCAGGAACTGCCGAAGCCGCATAAGCTGCACTGGCTGTAAAAAACAGCAATAGGCAAAGGCAGATTCCAATCTTATAAAACTTCATTAAACACTCCCAATTATTGAATTTTAAATTCTACCGGAATAATTACCATACAGTCCACGGGTTGACCACTACTTTTTCCCGGTTGAAATTTTACCTTACGAACTGCTTCAATAGCTGCCTCATCCAAGCCACCACCAATTCCACGCCGAACTCTAATTTCACGAATACTGCCATCTTTTAGAACTTCCACTTCCAGAATTACGGTTCCTTGTAATTTGTTCCTTTTAGCAAATTCAGGGTAAACAGGTTCAATTTTTCCTATAACTACAGGTGCATCATCATAAGGAACAAAATTAACAGGTGTTTCATCTTCACTTTGTTGTTGAGTCGGAGCAGTAGTACTATAAATATTGCCAATTTGGGATAACGCTTCCTGGAAAGCAGCCATATCAACTTCTTCAGTCCCTAAAACATCACTTATCTGAAAAGTGACATTAACATCAACTTCTGTTTGAGGTGCCTCAATCCGTTCCCGCTCCTCCGGTGGAATATCAACTAATTCCATTTGCTGTGATTGGAAAACCTGTTTTCTAACTTCAACTTTCGGAGTTACCATAATACCAAAGATAAGTAGTGTAAGGGATAATGCAAGCGCCTTGCTGAATTGGGCGTTAGCAATGTCTTTCCAGTCCTGATTTTTTGTCTTCATTTTTTCTCCCTTTATTTCTTCAGTATAGGCTGTGTCTCAAAAGCAACTACAAGAGCATTGGCATCTTGTAGTTGACGCATTACATCCGACATTACTCCATATTTTGTTTCTCTATCTGTCCGAAAACAGACAATCAATTCAGGGTCCTCCGCTTTCTTACGGATAAGAGTTTGAGAAACGAAAACATCCTCAGAACTTTCTATGCGGGTAGGTATGTCATCCAACAGGATTGTCTCATCCCGCATTACATAAATAGTACTTGTATGGTTACGAGGAATACGTTCAATACTTTCTGCAAAGGGCCACCGTTCTCGTTCCACCCAGAACTTTTTTTCCTGAACAAAAACGGTAGTTACCATAAAGAACAGCAATAAGAGGAAGGCAATATCGGAAGTAGATGCCTGAGGAATGGCAACATCCCGTCTTTTTTTACTACTAAATTTAGCCATTTTTGCTCCTAACTTGTAGATAAGGATATTTTTTCTATTTTAGCAGCTTTCAGGCGATCAATTACTTTAATCATATCATTGTATTTTGCCTCTCTATCCGTTATAACTTTGAAGATCATATCCGGATTTATCTGCACTTTTTGCTGAATTATTACATCCAATTCTTCGCTATCAATGTATCGGGGTGCTTCTCTATTCACTGCTATTTGTCCATCAGGAAAAATTTGAAAACGGGTCATTTCTTTCTCCGTTAAGGTAAGGGTTTTAGTTTTACCTTCTTGTGACTCTGCTGCTTGAGGCAAAACCAATTTTATACCCTCTTTCACATCAAACCTGGTTGTGGACATAAAGAAGATGATCAGGAGAAAAGCAATATCGCCAGTAGAGGCAGTTGGTATTGTTGCCCTATATTTCCTCTTGCGAGCAATTTTCATCTTGTAATACCCATTTCTTCAGCCAAAGTTTCGGTGAATTTCTCGGAAGCTCTTTGCATATCTATTACAATACCATCCACCATAGTCATAAAAACATTATTAAAGAACTGAACTGGAATTGCCACTATCAATCCGGCTTCGGTTGTAATTAAAGCAATTCGGATACCTGTTGCTACAATTGTAGCATCCACAGCACGAGCAGCAGCAATTGATTCAAAAGCTGTAATCATTCCAGCAACAGTTCCTAAAAATCCTAACATAGGAGCAAGAGTTATGGAAGATGACAGTTCAATAAATCCCTTTTCCAGATAGCTCATTTCAATCATTGAAGCATTTTCAATTGCCTCATCTACGGCAGCCATCCCTTTATCTACTTTTTCCAATCCCGCATAAATAATAGCTGCTATAGGACCTCTCGTATTCTTGGCAATTTCTTTTGCTTCCTCAAATTTCTTCTCCTTAATTAAAGGAATGATTTTATCAAGGAAGGTATTTAAGTTTATCTTACCGTTTAGCAAAGCAATAAACTTCCAAATAATGTAAGCTAAACCATATATTGCCAAAAAGAGAATAGGCCACATTGCCCATCCGCCATCTTTAAACCATTTTACCAGTCCGCTGCCAAATACTAGTTCTGCAAAGTTCTGTAAACCGCCACCCTCTGTCTCAGCTGCAGGTTTCTCCTGCGCGTAAGCAAAACTTGCAAAGACAAAGGTCATCATCATAATCAGCAGCATTGTTCCGATGAATTTTCTCATTTTTATTGATTCCTCCTTGGAATAATTTAGAAGTTAAAGGAAAAGCCCAGGGTAAATCCCCGGAAGTCATTATAATTAAGCGGATTTTTACTTGCTAAAGAATTTACATAATAAACCTCAGGATAAACGAAACCGGGAATGTTGGTTTCTTCTATCTGAGCGCCATTCCAGTAATAATTCCCTGTTTTGGGATAGACACTTATAATGTTCTTGTTTTTAAATAGATTTTCCACTTCCGCAAAAACTTTAATATTGATTTTATTAGACAAGAGAAAGCCCTTGGTTATTCTTAAATTTGTTTGTTGAGTACTTGGCATTCTCTTACTATTCGTGTCAAGTTCTTGACCAGATTCGTAACTTTGTGGAGTATAAGGTGCTCCTGAAGCATAAGCCCAATTGATATTAGCGCTAAAATCGTCCAGAGGCAATATAAAGTTAGTAAAAGGTATAAAGAATTCTTCTCCTCGGGCAATGCGGAATGTGAAATTGGCACTTATATTATGGCGTATATCCCAATCCAGAGGAAACTCTCGTAAATTGGTAGTTTCATCTTGAATAACAGTATAAGAACTATTTCCTTGTGCCCAAGCTAAAGAGTAGGCAAGAGACCAGGTGTTAAAATTAGATAGCAGTTTTTCAATTTGCATATCAATTCCCCGAGCAGAACCATAATCATTGGAGTAGTATTTATACCAGTATACCGTCTGCTCTATTTCACTACGCTCTTTCCTGGTGTTCACATAATTATATATATTTTTATAATAGGCAGTTAAATCTAAAACATAATCATCGCTAAGTTGGTGAGAAAGACCTGCTTCGTAAGTAACAGTTATTTGTGGTTCCAAACTGGGATTTCCTACCCTGATTGTTGTTTCCGAAGCATAAGCATCTTCAGGAGTTTTACTCGTAAAAATATACTGCATTTGAGGTAATTGATTCTGATAGTTATAAGCAAAACGCAGAACATCTTTGTCTGTAATCGGATGAGAAACGCCCAACCGTGGAGAAATCATTAACTGCATCAGATCACTTTTATCAAATTCGCGTAAATCAAAACTACCATCATCCTGTGCCACATAATATTTTTTACCCAAATACCACAAATCAAATCGTAATCCGGCATTAACAATCATTCCTTCCCATTCCATTTTATCCTGCAAGTAATATGCCATTTGCCAGGGCTCTGCTTTATAACCATCACGCTTTCCGGATGCCGCTTTAGCTGCAGCAAAGTAATCCTCCGGCTTATAAATAGGAACCAAATCAGCAATAGATGTTGGATTTTCTTTAGTTGCAACAATCGCATAAATGCCCTCGGGGAGATATTCATCATCTAACAACATATTGCCATCGGCATCAACAAAATTGTCAATATTATAGTTTCTAATATCAAATATGCTGTTTAAATAGGCAACGCGTCGTTTTTCATCAATATTTAGATAATCCTCTAATTGATTTTTTTTGATGTTATGCTTTATAACTTCTAAACCGGTCTTTGCCATATGGGTTTCATTTATTTGCCATTCAAAATCTGCTCGTCCACTTAGTATTTTAGTGGTATCATCTATGAAGGCATTATAAATATAACCGGGAGGAAGATAGCCAGGAATTGATCTTGGCTCTTCCACGCTTTCCAGACGAAATTTCCAATAATCATAAGGTAAAAACCCATAATCATAAATACCATCATTATCCGCATCAATTGTGGAATATCCATAGTCCCCTAAAGCTACCCTTTGGATATAATCACTGGGAATATTATTAGGGTCTACAGTCATAAATATATACGAATCCCGATCTATGCCTTTGGGACCCTCATAACTATCTTTCTGATAATAACTGGCTTTCACTTTAATATTCATTTTATCATTAATTACATAATCGTAAGTGCCAATATATTGTCGCTGAATTATTTCATCTTCTGCATAGT
Protein-coding regions in this window:
- a CDS encoding PorV/PorQ family protein, whose amino-acid sequence is MKKVLTLVLIITIAGLPLIITAKPFGKTGTVALQFLKLGVDARAVGMAEAYTAVTDDISSVYWNPAGLAPAFENQVFVSHTNWPASIMHEFGAATYTNGVSTIALYGSILHMDDMDITEEEPFGPTGEKFTCSDIAIGAAFAQQFTNKFSAGLGIKYLRENLYEFNVNSYAVDVGSMYNTGWRNIKIGMAMRNFGPDIRFRVDDDEDGRDDEDPFDLFDNDGDGLVDEDGIELDSKIPLSFSLGVSGDLMRKGNNYWIASLQLDNVIDRLETWNLGTEYKLGNIFFRCGYQFNYDTNGFAAGVGWQVPTSFGIFNIDYAYTDMGDLAESFIKGAHRVSLKIKY
- a CDS encoding T9SS type A sorting domain-containing protein → MKKILLVSLTLSLLVGIIFAQEMIPTPDNKKAMETPVPKKIIPSERTAPVYTFTKTPHSLLTSYYDYMIGSYNGLPLRVIPSNILGGGYFLTYHGRRTSTGTRRIFYAYLDANGDVIVNNEITTEANNEGYGTVAVDPVSGKPFYAWHANSDTDTEMEVQFTVDQFYEGIYGLFTPLVDVIDNPSTVYTSDGNFTDNNEFIWPTAVIGPSPYPDKRRIYVIARNSITHTYGPSENPKIAYADFDANQIEQNVPLTWQYTSIPEMDEWNVDDEWRRPFNSLTADNAGNIYYAGFHFATEADGSTNIVEQDVDVFQCGNYGEGTWSRTSSWGNLPTWNPNTSPTDTTGFFKNQSELPYGDNDIYWELFSSASGHLNATVDDLGRIHFPAVWRLVTNDGYWFPNFQLPKEIIFNPSQPEGSQFRINDIWPRKDPTNDVDEHYQPWDSQPPWGVEDFVQDPDTHEWFVDMYLSWEFPYWDQNAHDSAMFFHCNNMKVTENNGHGMLAMVWQNSARAKWYNADGDSDYSAWANTPEIWISVSGDNGNHWSEPIKLNNIETPEFAGIKPMWVYPADKVIYVGESNGEKVGKLGLLFYDDFTWGAFVISPGVGPMNDGGRVMFTELQIVFPSNASDDPTVSPVTNMLNQNYPNPFNPETTISFDMPKTANANLSVYNVKGQLVKTLHNGIANFGRNNVVWNGTDNNGNKVTSGLYFYRLTTDGKVETRKMMLMK
- a CDS encoding energy transducer TonB, encoding MKTKNQDWKDIANAQFSKALALSLTLLIFGIMVTPKVEVRKQVFQSQQMELVDIPPEERERIEAPQTEVDVNVTFQISDVLGTEEVDMAAFQEALSQIGNIYSTTAPTQQQSEDETPVNFVPYDDAPVVIGKIEPVYPEFAKRNKLQGTVILEVEVLKDGSIREIRVRRGIGGGLDEAAIEAVRKVKFQPGKSSGQPVDCMVIIPVEFKIQ
- a CDS encoding IS630 family transposase, with amino-acid sequence MLSFQPNDTRPIQVFFQDEARFGRINTPVACWAPKGQRPTVSKQIVRQYLYAYSAVNPVSGDIFSILAPNCDTDIMSLFIENFSNEYQDYRNIMIMDKAGWHTTSYLKSFDNVRYIFLPPYSPELNPTEHLWAKIRDLKFRNITFNSMNEVMNALIECFEYFDENKDMVSKLTYFKWLNLDV
- a CDS encoding FecCD family ABC transporter permease, translated to MKKILILILWLLIGVGIIIAYLTLGKPDTNIITQVRIPRLLLTLFTGMALAGIGSIYQLMLANPLAEPYILGISSGSAFGSILLGISGLIILMPVGGFIGAGFTMLLVWKLAHQKGRFDKSRLLIAGVIAGMFFSAGISLIMYLHQQDTALILGTLMGNLGHIFTKGEWTSFLILMGLSLIILIYLFFQSTAIDILSCGDLYAASLGINVLSLRRQIFILTSIVIGISVSYAGIIGFVGLIIPHIVRFFIPSGQKKIYLLSLWSGGIFLLACDLLAKHILSMELPVGIITAFIGCPFFMWLLLKKQG
- a CDS encoding ExbD/TolR family protein; the protein is MKIARKRKYRATIPTASTGDIAFLLIIFFMSTTRFDVKEGIKLVLPQAAESQEGKTKTLTLTEKEMTRFQIFPDGQIAVNREAPRYIDSEELDVIIQQKVQINPDMIFKVITDREAKYNDMIKVIDRLKAAKIEKISLSTS
- a CDS encoding ExbD/TolR family protein; the encoded protein is MAKFSSKKRRDVAIPQASTSDIAFLLLLFFMVTTVFVQEKKFWVERERWPFAESIERIPRNHTSTIYVMRDETILLDDIPTRIESSEDVFVSQTLIRKKAEDPELIVCFRTDRETKYGVMSDVMRQLQDANALVVAFETQPILKK
- a CDS encoding MotA/TolQ/ExbB proton channel family protein; translated protein: MRKFIGTMLLIMMMTFVFASFAYAQEKPAAETEGGGLQNFAELVFGSGLVKWFKDGGWAMWPILFLAIYGLAYIIWKFIALLNGKINLNTFLDKIIPLIKEKKFEEAKEIAKNTRGPIAAIIYAGLEKVDKGMAAVDEAIENASMIEMSYLEKGFIELSSSITLAPMLGFLGTVAGMITAFESIAAARAVDATIVATGIRIALITTEAGLIVAIPVQFFNNVFMTMVDGIVIDMQRASEKFTETLAEEMGITR
- a CDS encoding helix-turn-helix domain-containing protein; protein product: MNRIHVNDTMTADELKLRMCNSKDIQEHNRWQALYMAKAKGLSAQEIADIIGVSKYTVNKWVYNFNHIGEESIFSHNRGCNRTSFLSWQEEEELLSEIGKQAEKGLLVVVKTIKAEIEARIGRTVSKDYPYDLLHRHGWRRVVPRPKHPQQDAEAQEDFKKNSRNTWQPPC